The following are encoded together in the Mesotoga infera genome:
- a CDS encoding 6-phosphofructokinase, protein MKRYNAVYAQSGGVTSVINASAYGAIVAALAAKEIDRILAGVNGIKGILNEDLFDLTEEKLSEIDKIPYTPGAIFGSCRTKIESDDDFERLFKVFDAHSIRYFFYNGGNDSMDTAHKISERADEMGFPLRVIGIPKTVDNDLLETDHCPGYGSAARFTAISIMEATRDLKSMYSDSTKVFIMESMGRHTGWLAASGSLAGTDKFHGPQIILLPEVPFDEESFIARVEDVIMKEGYCSIVASEALKRPDGSYISTAGYYDAFGNVQLGKIGQYLERAIREALKCKVHVALPDYLQRSSRHVASLIDWQEAVEVGALAVREAVNGDSGIMISIRRLSGKPYLKEYTKASLAKVANGTKGLPSNFISEDGFYVTEEFKSYALPLIQGEAPNLYLHGLPMYENLQRMRAEKLL, encoded by the coding sequence TTGAAAAGATACAATGCAGTTTACGCTCAATCGGGGGGAGTCACATCTGTCATCAACGCATCAGCTTACGGAGCAATCGTTGCAGCACTCGCAGCTAAAGAGATCGACAGAATTTTAGCCGGTGTGAACGGAATCAAAGGAATCCTAAATGAAGATCTGTTCGACTTGACTGAAGAAAAACTCAGTGAGATCGACAAAATTCCGTATACTCCAGGCGCGATTTTCGGTTCCTGCAGGACGAAAATTGAGAGCGATGACGATTTTGAAAGACTGTTCAAGGTTTTTGATGCTCATTCGATTCGATACTTCTTCTATAATGGGGGAAACGATTCAATGGATACGGCTCATAAAATCAGTGAGAGGGCCGATGAGATGGGGTTTCCACTGAGGGTAATCGGAATCCCTAAGACTGTTGATAACGATCTTCTGGAAACAGATCATTGTCCTGGTTATGGCTCAGCGGCAAGATTTACTGCGATATCTATTATGGAAGCAACTAGAGACTTGAAATCTATGTACAGCGATTCGACGAAGGTCTTCATAATGGAGTCAATGGGGCGTCACACTGGCTGGCTAGCTGCGTCCGGTTCACTTGCAGGGACTGACAAATTTCACGGTCCCCAGATTATTCTACTTCCCGAGGTTCCGTTCGACGAAGAATCTTTCATTGCAAGGGTAGAAGACGTGATAATGAAAGAAGGATACTGCTCTATTGTAGCTTCAGAAGCGCTGAAACGACCGGATGGTTCGTATATCTCTACTGCGGGTTACTATGACGCATTTGGGAATGTGCAACTCGGCAAGATAGGTCAGTATCTTGAGAGAGCAATCAGAGAAGCCCTAAAATGCAAAGTACATGTCGCTCTACCTGACTACTTACAGAGGTCGTCAAGGCACGTTGCTAGCTTAATCGACTGGCAAGAAGCTGTAGAGGTTGGAGCTCTTGCTGTTCGAGAAGCTGTAAATGGCGATAGCGGAATAATGATTTCCATCCGCCGACTCAGCGGCAAACCTTATCTTAAGGAATACACAAAAGCTAGTTTGGCCAAGGTGGCAAATGGAACAAAAGGTCTTCCCTCAAATTTCATCTCCGAAGATGGGTTTTATGTTACCGAAGAGTTCAAGTCGTATGCTCTTCCACTTATTCAAGGGGAAGCACCGAATCTCTACCTACACGGCCTCCCGATGTACGAAAACCTTCAAAGAATGAGAGCGGAAAAACTCCTGTGA
- a CDS encoding ABC transporter substrate-binding protein produces the protein MKKVLLTLMVALFALVAVSETVITVAAGAVGQELELTKKAAERYMEIHPDVTVRVLDTPDMVQDRLGLYLQFLEARSPEIDVYQVDVIWPGDLAQHFVDLYEYNADKVVSMHFPAIVENNTVDGKLVAIPWFTDAGLLYYRTDLLEKYGLNPPTTWDELEEAAKIIQEGERKTNPDFWGFVWQGNAYEGLTCDALEWLASNDAGTIISPDKKITLANANAVEILEKVAGWVGTISPSGVLTFAEEDARAVWQTGNAAFMRNWPYAYSLSKGEDSAVAGKFDVSPLPAGKSGNGAATLGGWQLSVSKYSNNPEIAADFALFMAGYEMQKMRAVEGSFNPTIEALYADYEVLEANPFFGSLYYVFTNAVARPSTATAPRYNEVSTLFFKAVHSILSGTADAQNALEELALDLEDMTGFEVVWGF, from the coding sequence ATGAAAAAAGTTCTGTTGACACTTATGGTAGCGTTATTCGCCCTGGTTGCAGTTTCAGAGACCGTTATTACGGTTGCGGCTGGTGCGGTTGGTCAGGAGCTTGAGCTGACGAAGAAAGCAGCGGAAAGATATATGGAAATTCATCCCGATGTGACTGTGAGAGTACTGGACACACCAGACATGGTTCAGGACAGGCTCGGGCTCTATCTCCAATTTCTGGAAGCGAGAAGCCCCGAGATTGATGTCTATCAGGTAGACGTTATTTGGCCGGGCGATCTTGCGCAGCATTTTGTGGATCTTTACGAGTACAACGCCGACAAGGTTGTATCTATGCATTTCCCTGCAATTGTTGAAAACAACACTGTCGATGGGAAACTCGTTGCCATACCATGGTTCACAGATGCGGGTCTTCTATACTATCGAACTGATCTTCTTGAGAAGTATGGGCTTAACCCGCCGACTACGTGGGACGAGTTAGAAGAAGCAGCGAAGATCATCCAGGAAGGAGAAAGGAAGACAAATCCTGACTTCTGGGGATTTGTTTGGCAGGGCAACGCATATGAAGGTTTGACATGTGATGCTCTTGAATGGCTTGCATCAAACGATGCAGGAACAATTATTAGCCCTGATAAGAAGATCACACTAGCAAACGCCAACGCGGTCGAGATTCTTGAAAAGGTGGCTGGTTGGGTTGGAACCATCTCTCCGAGTGGAGTCCTGACTTTCGCTGAGGAAGATGCCAGAGCGGTTTGGCAAACTGGAAACGCTGCCTTTATGAGAAATTGGCCGTATGCTTATAGCCTAAGTAAGGGCGAGGACAGCGCCGTCGCTGGCAAGTTCGATGTTTCTCCTCTTCCTGCCGGGAAGAGTGGGAATGGGGCCGCTACGCTCGGCGGATGGCAGCTTTCAGTCAGCAAGTACAGTAACAATCCTGAAATTGCTGCGGATTTCGCATTGTTTATGGCCGGTTACGAGATGCAGAAGATGAGAGCTGTTGAAGGTTCCTTCAACCCTACGATTGAAGCTCTTTATGCAGATTACGAAGTGCTTGAAGCGAATCCATTCTTCGGTTCACTGTATTACGTCTTTACGAACGCTGTTGCAAGACCGTCAACAGCAACGGCTCCGCGATATAATGAAGTATCTACTCTGTTTTTCAAGGCCGTTCACAGTATCCTCTCCGGAACCGCAGATGCACAGAACGCTCTTGAAGAGCTCGCTCTAGACCTCGAAGATATGACTGGATTCGAGGTTGTCTGGGGATTCTAG
- a CDS encoding glycosyltransferase has product MKIAQVMKKKLTDYEPFAEKSLVDSIHKLSRNLSGLRVLHVNATSFGGGVAEILHTLIPLMKDCGLKVDWKVIDAPSHFFDLSKRMHNALQGKEDYLSNEDKRLFESVEDENARFIKADEYDIVVIHDPQPVGLPAFADFGNSRLVWRCHIDTSSPNQIFWNYMNAFLSQYDAGIFTLKSYAKEGISIDRIYEIPPSIDPLSNKNRELSDAEMEQALKKLGIGNKEPVITQVSRFDPWKDPMGVVDAYRELKKRFVDLKLLLIGSMASDDPEGWKIYEDLLRYVGLDYDVKVLSNFQGIGDIEVNAAQRVSKVVIQKSLREGFALTMSEAMWKKTPVVGGNVGGIPLQVHHGINGYLVDSVEETVECTRKILENPSLAIEMGEKGFEIVKKDFLITRHLYQYLQLFADLT; this is encoded by the coding sequence ATGAAGATTGCGCAAGTGATGAAAAAGAAACTGACAGATTATGAACCTTTTGCTGAGAAGAGTTTGGTTGATAGTATTCATAAGCTTTCCAGAAATCTTAGTGGACTAAGGGTACTGCATGTAAACGCGACTTCTTTCGGTGGTGGAGTAGCGGAGATTCTTCATACTTTGATTCCCCTCATGAAAGATTGTGGGCTAAAGGTTGACTGGAAGGTAATCGATGCGCCTTCGCATTTCTTCGACCTGAGCAAGAGAATGCACAATGCTCTTCAGGGAAAGGAAGATTATCTTTCTAATGAAGACAAGAGACTCTTCGAAAGCGTTGAAGATGAGAACGCTCGCTTCATCAAAGCAGACGAATACGATATTGTTGTCATCCACGACCCGCAGCCCGTTGGTCTGCCAGCCTTTGCAGACTTCGGAAACTCCAGACTGGTCTGGAGGTGTCATATAGATACATCTTCTCCCAATCAGATCTTCTGGAACTATATGAATGCCTTCCTATCTCAGTATGATGCAGGAATCTTTACTCTCAAGAGCTACGCGAAGGAGGGAATTTCAATCGACAGAATCTATGAGATTCCACCTTCAATTGATCCGTTGAGCAATAAGAACAGAGAGCTTTCCGATGCTGAGATGGAACAAGCATTGAAAAAGCTGGGAATTGGGAATAAGGAGCCAGTAATCACTCAAGTATCTAGATTCGATCCCTGGAAGGACCCGATGGGGGTTGTCGATGCTTATAGAGAGTTGAAGAAGAGGTTTGTGGATCTTAAGCTTCTTCTAATTGGATCTATGGCTTCAGATGATCCTGAGGGATGGAAAATCTACGAAGATTTGCTGAGGTATGTCGGTTTGGATTACGATGTCAAGGTTTTGTCGAACTTCCAGGGAATTGGTGATATAGAGGTGAATGCAGCTCAGAGAGTCAGCAAAGTAGTTATTCAGAAATCGCTTCGAGAGGGGTTCGCTCTTACTATGAGCGAGGCTATGTGGAAGAAGACACCTGTTGTTGGAGGTAATGTGGGCGGAATTCCTCTTCAGGTACATCATGGAATAAACGGGTATCTTGTGGACAGTGTGGAAGAGACTGTTGAGTGTACTCGAAAGATACTTGAAAATCCAAGTCTTGCAATAGAAATGGGTGAAAAGGGATTCGAGATTGTTAAAAAGGACTTTCTTATTACCAGGCACCTCTATCAGTATCTTCAGCTCTTTGCAGATTTAACCTGA
- a CDS encoding pyridoxal phosphate-dependent aminotransferase has product MRVSQRGIAMPASPIRKLVPFAQQAKDRGVNVYHLNIGQPDIQTPGVFYDYISKLFSSVVSYSPSDGIKELKEAFSSYFRSWDIDISSDELLVTSGGSEAIQFALAAVADPGDDIMLIEPFYANYRGFANILGLNVRATTSNVSNGYRLPDDEEMQKALTPKTRAILFSNPSNPTGVVYTEEELTRLIRFARKNNLFVICDEVYREIVFDGIMPSSIMTIDSGQDIIVVDSISKRFSSCGARIGCVATKNKELYRTIMKFAQARLSPPTIAQFGTIGLLTLGKEYTDSVQKEYGHRRDVVFEELSKIEGIEMKKPSGAFYISVKLPVENAEEFVKWMLTDFSYNGSTVMVAPLEGFYATGGIGTKEVRIAYVLSSEKMKTAIEILAKGLKEYGR; this is encoded by the coding sequence ATGAGAGTATCGCAACGCGGAATTGCTATGCCGGCGTCTCCGATAAGAAAACTAGTGCCATTTGCGCAGCAAGCTAAGGATAGAGGTGTCAATGTATATCATCTGAATATTGGTCAGCCTGACATTCAAACTCCAGGGGTATTTTACGATTATATCAGTAAGCTTTTCAGTTCAGTAGTCTCTTATTCTCCATCAGACGGTATCAAGGAACTCAAAGAGGCCTTTTCGAGTTACTTTCGCTCCTGGGACATCGACATTTCGTCAGATGAACTGCTTGTTACATCGGGGGGGAGTGAAGCTATACAATTCGCCCTTGCAGCAGTTGCCGACCCTGGCGATGATATTATGCTGATCGAACCATTCTACGCCAACTACAGAGGGTTCGCAAATATTCTAGGACTAAATGTAAGGGCTACTACATCCAACGTTTCGAACGGCTACAGACTTCCAGATGACGAAGAAATGCAGAAAGCTCTGACACCGAAAACAAGAGCGATTCTTTTTTCGAATCCTTCCAATCCCACAGGCGTGGTATATACGGAGGAGGAATTAACGAGACTGATAAGATTCGCCAGAAAGAACAATCTATTCGTTATCTGCGATGAAGTATATAGAGAAATCGTATTTGATGGCATCATGCCATCGTCGATAATGACGATAGATTCAGGACAGGACATCATTGTCGTAGACAGCATCTCAAAGAGATTCAGCAGCTGCGGTGCTAGGATTGGTTGCGTGGCAACGAAGAACAAGGAGCTCTACAGGACAATCATGAAGTTCGCTCAGGCCAGGCTTTCACCGCCGACAATCGCTCAGTTCGGAACAATAGGTCTTCTTACCCTGGGAAAGGAATATACAGATTCAGTGCAAAAAGAGTACGGACATAGAAGAGACGTGGTTTTTGAAGAACTCAGCAAAATTGAAGGAATTGAAATGAAGAAACCCTCGGGCGCATTCTATATTTCCGTCAAGCTTCCCGTTGAAAACGCCGAAGAATTCGTCAAGTGGATGCTTACTGACTTTTCTTACAACGGTAGCACTGTAATGGTTGCCCCATTGGAGGGGTTCTACGCAACTGGAGGCATAGGGACAAAAGAAGTCCGGATTGCTTATGTCCTCTCATCGGAGAAGATGAAAACCGCCATTGAAATACTTGCGAAGGGTCTCAAGGAGTATGGACGCTGA